The genomic window GATGACGGTGACATGTCCGGCCGTCAGCAGACGGTCGCGCTCGCCGAGGTAGTCCGCGGCGTGGATGACGGGCACGCCGGCCGCCTCGACAAGCGGTTTGAGGGGCTCGGGCACATACGGTTCGGTGCCGACCCCGAGAACGATGTTCCGCGCGTAGGTACGTCCGAGTGCCTCGACCTCTCCGTCGCCGTCGAGTTCGCTGACGTCGACCTCGAACAGGTCCCGTTCGGGGTTCCAGCGCACCGAGTCGACCTGATGCCCGAACCGCAGCCCGGGCAGGCTCTCGGCGACCCAGCGGCAGTAGGCGTCGTACTCGGCGCGCTGGATGTGGAACCGCTCGGCGAAGTAGAACGGGAAGAGCCGGTCGCGGGCTCTGAGGTAGTTCAGGAACGACCAGGGGCTGACCGGGTCGGCGAGCGTCACCAGGTCCGCCAGGAACGGCACTTGGACTGTGGCGCCCTCGATGAGCAGCCCCGGGTGCCAGTCGAATCCGGGGCGCTGCTCGTAGAACACGGCGTCGAGTTCGGTGAGGGGGTGGGCGAGGGCGGCGAGGGAGAGGTTGGCGGGGCCGATGCCGACGCCGACGAGGTCGCGGGGGGCTTCGGGTTCGTGGCTCGGGGGCGGGTCGGCGGGGGTGTTCGGGGGTGTCGGGGACGTGCTCATGCAGGGGTGATTCCTTCTGAAGGTTCGGGGAGTTCTGGGAGTTCGGGGAGTTCCGCGAGGCCTGACGGTTCCACGAGCTCTACGAGTTTCAGCAGGGCGGCGAGGTCGCCCGCCCGGGCGTGGGGATTGAGCAGGGTGACCTTGAGCCACAGGCGGCCGTCGAGTACGGCGCGGCCTATGACGGCCCGGCCGTCGTGCAGCAGGTGGCGGCGTACGGCGGCCACGGTGTCGTCGGACGCCTCGGCGGGCCGGAACAGGACCGTGCTGATCGTGGGCCGGTCGTAGAGCTCGAAGCCGGGGTGTGCCTCGATGGTCGAGGCGAACTCCTGGGCGAGTTCGCAGACTTGGTCGACGAGCGCGCCGAGTCCGCCGCGGCCCAGGGTCTTGAGGGTCACGGCGATCTTGAGGATGTCGGGCCGTCGGGTCGTCCGCAGTGACCGGCCGAGCAGGTCGGGCAGGCCGGCCTCGGTGTCGTCGTCCGCGTTGAGGTAGTCGGCCTGCTGCCCCAGTACGGCGAGGTCCGCCGCGTCGCGTACGGCGAGGAGTCCGGCGGCGACCGGCTGCCAGCCGAGTTTGTGCAGGTCCAGGGTGACGGTGTGGGCGAGGGCGAGACCGTCGAGCCGGTCCCGGTGCCGGTCGCTGAAGAGGAGACCGCCGCCGTAGGCCGCGTCGATGTGCAGCCGGGCGCCGTGGGCCTGGCAGAGGGTCGCGATCCGGGGCAGCGGATCGATGAGACCGGCGTCGGTGGTGCCGGCGGTGGCGGCGACGAGGAGGGGCCCTTGGAGGTGGGCGAGGGCGGCGTCCAGGGCGGCGGGGTCCAGGGTGCCGGCCGGGGTGGGGATCGTGACGGGCTCGGGGAGGCCGAGGAGCCAGGCGGCACGGAGGAGGGAATGGTGGGCGTTGGCCCCGCAGACCAGCCGTACTCCGGCGTGCGCCTCCCGGGCCAGCAGGACGGCGAGTTGGTTGGACTCGGTGCCGCCGGTCGTGACCAGGGCGTCGGCGGCACCGATTTCCTCGGCCAGCGCCCGGGTGACCAGCGCTTCGAGCGCGGAGGCCGCCGGCGCCTGGTCCCAGGAGTCGAGCGACGGGTTCAGCACGGAGGCGGCGAGGTCGGCGGCGGCGGCCACGGCCAGGGGCGGGGTGTGGAGGTGGGCCGCGCACAGGGGGTCGGCGGGGTCGGCGGTGCCTGCCGCGAGGGCGCGGACCAGCCGGCCCAGGGCCTGCGGGTCGCCTTCGGCGGGCAGTGGCTCGCCGAGCGCGTCCCGCACCAGGTCGGCGACCGCCTCCGGGCCACCGGCGGGGAGGGGTCCACCCCGCGCGTCGGCCCCCTCCCGCAACGCGACGAGCACCGAGTCGAGCAAGGGCCGGAGCGCGCCGGGACCTTGGGGTCCTGAGGCGAGGGGCGGGGTGGGCATGGGTTCCTCCGGGGCGCGGGGAATCCCATCTTGTACGCCAATTGGGTGCTGGGCCCGAAAAAGTCGTTAATTACAACCAAAAGAGGGTAGGAGAGGGCGCCCTAAGGGCGTGGGGCTGTGTCAGTGTGCCGCTCCGCCGCGTGGGCGATCAGCCACACACCACCGTGAGCCTGCCGACGGCCCCACGCCCCATGGCGCGCCCCCGTTGGACGCCTACACCGCCCTCACCTTCAACGCCCGCCCCAAATCGTCCAGTTGATCCACCAGCTTCCGCCGCAGCGCGGGAATCGGCTCGTCGTCCCGGAGACACCGCTCCCCCAGTCCCAGCGTCTCGGAGTCCACCGCGTACACCGGGAACGCCCACCGCCCGGCGGCCTCCGCCATGGCCGGCCCTCGCCGGGCGGCCAGCGCCACCGCGTCGGCCCAGTACCGCTGGACGTACTCCCCGAGGACATCCGCCTGTTCCGGCTGCCAGAACCCCTGGGCCGTGGCGGTGAACAGGTAGTTGGAGAGGTCGTCGGAGGCGAACATCGCCTCCCAGGCGGCGCGCTTGGCGTCGGGGTCGGGCAGCGCGGCCCGGCAGCGGGCGGCGCCCTCCTGGCCGGTGGCGCTCGGGTCCCGCTCCAGTTCTTCGGCGATCGCGTCGGCGTCGACCGCGCCGAGGACGGCGAGGCGGCTGAGGACTCGCCAGCGCAGTTCGGGGTCGAGTTCGGGCCCACCCGGAACCGTGCCGTCGGCGAGCCACGCGGCGATGGTCTCGGGGTGTGCGGCGACGTCGATGAAGTGGCGTACGGCGGTGAGGCGCAGGCCGGGGTTGTCGCCGTCCTCGGTGCGGCGGATGAGGTCGCGGCACAGGGAGCTGAGGGTGGACAGGCCGGCGGGGCGCTGCTCGGGGGCGAGGAAGCGGTCGGCGACCTGGGTGGCGGCGAAGGTGAGGACGCCCTGGACGACGGCGAGGTCGGTCTCGCGGGGGAGGTGGGCGCGGGCGGCGTCCAGGTAGGCGGCGGGCGGGAGTTCGGCGTCGCGTACGGCGTCGCGCAGGGCGTTCCAGACGACGGCGCGGGTGAGCGGGTCGGGGAGGCCGGAGAGGTGGCCGGTGACGGCGGTGAAGGAGTCGGGGTCGAAGCGGACCTTGGCGTAGGTGAGGTCGCCGTCGTTGAGGAGGAGCAGTGCGGGCCGCTTGCCGATGGGCCGGTCGGCGGTCTGGGGGATGTCGAGTTCGATGCGGTCGCGGAGGGTGAGGTGGCCCTGGTCGTCGCCGAGGTCCTGGTCGTAGATGCCGACGGCGATGTGGTGGGGGCGGCTGCCGGTGTGGTCGACGGTGAGGGTGTAGGTGCCGTCGGTGCCGCGGGTGACCTTGGGGGTGAGGGCGTCGACGCCGGTGGTGCGCAGCCAGGCGTCGGCCCAGGCGTGGACGTCGCGTTCGGTGGCGCCGGCGAGGTTGTCGATGAAGTCGGCGAGGGTGGCGTTGCCGAAGCGGTGGCGGGTGAAGTGGGCGTTGATGCCGGCGAGGAAGTCCTTCTCGCCGAGCCAGGCGACGAGTTGGCGCAGGGCGGAGGCGCCCTTGGCGTAGGAGATGCCGTCGAAGTTGAGGAGGGCGGCGGCGGTGTCGTCGACGGCTTCGGGGGCGACGGGGTGGGTGGAGGGGCGCTGGTCGGCGTCGTAGCCCCAGGCCTTGCGGGCGATGCCGAAGTCGACCCAGGTGTCGGTGAAGCGGGTGGCTTCGGTGAGGGTCTGGTAGCCCATGTACTCGGCGAAGGACTCGTTCAGCCAGATGTCGTCCCACCACCTGAGGGTGACGAGGTCGCCGAACCACATGTGGGCCATCTCGTGGGCGATGACCATGGCGCGGGTCTGGCGTTCGGTGTCGGTGACGGCGGAGCGGTAGACGAACTCGTCGCGGAAGGTGACGAGTCCGGGGTTCTCCATGGCGCCCGCGTTGAACTCGGGGACGAAGGCCTGGTCGTAGGAGTCGAAGGGGTACGGCTCCTCGAACTTCTCGTGGTAGCGGTCGAAGCAGGCGCGGGTGACGTCGAGGATCTCGTCGGCGTCGTTGTCCAGGTAGGGGGCGAGGGAGCGGCGGCAGTGGATGCCGAAGGGCAGGCCGCGGTGTTCGGTGCGGACCGAGTGCCAGGGGCCGGCGGCGACGGCGACGAGGTAGGTGGAGATCAGGGGGGTGGTGGCGGCGCGCCAAGTGCCGTCGTCCTGCTGTTCGGTGATGCCGTTGGCGAGGACGGTCCAGGCCTCGGGGGCGGTGACGGTGAGGTCGAAGACGGCCTTGAGGTCGGGTTGGTCGAAGGCGGCGAAGACGCGCTGCACGTCCTCCATGAAGAGCTGGGTGTAGACGTAGGTCTCGCCGTCGGTGGGGTCGGTGAAGCGGTGCATGCCCTCGCCGGTGCGGGAGTAGCGCATGGCGGCGTCGACGCGCAGTTCGTGCTTGCCCGCGGTGAGGCCCTTGAGGAGGAGGCGGTTCCCGTCGAGGATTCCCGGGTCGAGGGGCTCGCCGTCGAGGGTGACGGAGCGCAGTTCGGCGGGCTTGAGCTCGACGAAGGTGTCCGCGGCCTTTTTCTTCCCCCGTACGGTGAAGTGGATGACGGTACGGGAGTCGAAGGTCTCGGCGCCGCGCGTGAGGTCGAGTGCGATCTCGTAGCGGTGGACGTCGAGGAGCCGGGCACGGGCTTGCGCTTCGTCGCGCGTCAGTACGGACATGAGGGACATGCTGCCTGATGCCTTTGGCACGGGACAGGGGCGGGCCTGGTCTGCGGTTTATGTCCGGTCCTTCGCGCCGTCGGCCTGCGCGGGTACGCGCCGGGCGTGGGGGTGTTCCGCTCGATCGTGGTCCTTGTGGTCCTTGTGGTCCTCGCGGCCCTCGTGGTCCTTGAGGCGGACGCGCAGGTCGCGGACCTCGCGTTCCAGGGCGAGGGAGCGTGCGTGGGCGTCGTACAGGTAACGGACCTTGGTGCGCAGGGCCCAGGGATCGATGGGTTTCATGACGAGGTCGGCCACACCGAGGTGGAAGGCGGCGGAGGTGAGTTCGGCGTCGGGGCCGAAGCCGGTGAGGAGGATGACGGGGATGTGCTGGGTCTGTTCGACGCCGCGCATGTAGCGGACGACGTCGAGGCCGCTGACGCCGGGCATGCGGACGTCGAGGAGGAGCAGGCCGACCTGGCCGCGGAGGACTTCCTTGAGGGCCGCGTCGCCGCCGGTGGCGCGGGTCAGCCGATAGCCCAGGGGGGCCAGGGCGCTCTCCAGGGCGTACAGCGTGTCCTCATGGTCGTCGACGATGAGGATCCTGGCTTCCGACAGCATGGCCGATGCCTCCTCGCTCGGGCCGTCGGCTCGTGTTCGGCGGCCTGGGCCCGAGTTTCTCACTGCTTGTAGCCGTGCCCTGACAAGGAGTGCTCCCGCAGATGTCCGTAGGGGGACTCGATGTCACTCCCCTGCGTCTGCCGCCGTGCTTGCTGTGCCTGCTGTGCCTGCCGTGCCTGCCGTGCCGTTCAGGGTGTCGTCCGCGATGCGCTCGTGGTGCCGGATGACCTCGGCGATGATGAAGTTCAGCAGCTTCTCCGCGAACGCCGGGTCCAGCTTGGCACTTTCGGCGAGCCCGCGCAGCCGGTTGATCT from Streptomyces sp. DSM 40750 includes these protein-coding regions:
- a CDS encoding pyridoxal phosphate-dependent decarboxylase family protein, which codes for MPTPPLASGPQGPGALRPLLDSVLVALREGADARGGPLPAGGPEAVADLVRDALGEPLPAEGDPQALGRLVRALAAGTADPADPLCAAHLHTPPLAVAAAADLAASVLNPSLDSWDQAPAASALEALVTRALAEEIGAADALVTTGGTESNQLAVLLAREAHAGVRLVCGANAHHSLLRAAWLLGLPEPVTIPTPAGTLDPAALDAALAHLQGPLLVAATAGTTDAGLIDPLPRIATLCQAHGARLHIDAAYGGGLLFSDRHRDRLDGLALAHTVTLDLHKLGWQPVAAGLLAVRDAADLAVLGQQADYLNADDDTEAGLPDLLGRSLRTTRRPDILKIAVTLKTLGRGGLGALVDQVCELAQEFASTIEAHPGFELYDRPTISTVLFRPAEASDDTVAAVRRHLLHDGRAVIGRAVLDGRLWLKVTLLNPHARAGDLAALLKLVELVEPSGLAELPELPELPEPSEGITPA
- a CDS encoding response regulator, translating into MLSEARILIVDDHEDTLYALESALAPLGYRLTRATGGDAALKEVLRGQVGLLLLDVRMPGVSGLDVVRYMRGVEQTQHIPVILLTGFGPDAELTSAAFHLGVADLVMKPIDPWALRTKVRYLYDAHARSLALEREVRDLRVRLKDHEGREDHKDHKDHDRAEHPHARRVPAQADGAKDRT
- the pepN gene encoding aminopeptidase N, with the translated sequence MSLMSVLTRDEAQARARLLDVHRYEIALDLTRGAETFDSRTVIHFTVRGKKKAADTFVELKPAELRSVTLDGEPLDPGILDGNRLLLKGLTAGKHELRVDAAMRYSRTGEGMHRFTDPTDGETYVYTQLFMEDVQRVFAAFDQPDLKAVFDLTVTAPEAWTVLANGITEQQDDGTWRAATTPLISTYLVAVAAGPWHSVRTEHRGLPFGIHCRRSLAPYLDNDADEILDVTRACFDRYHEKFEEPYPFDSYDQAFVPEFNAGAMENPGLVTFRDEFVYRSAVTDTERQTRAMVIAHEMAHMWFGDLVTLRWWDDIWLNESFAEYMGYQTLTEATRFTDTWVDFGIARKAWGYDADQRPSTHPVAPEAVDDTAAALLNFDGISYAKGASALRQLVAWLGEKDFLAGINAHFTRHRFGNATLADFIDNLAGATERDVHAWADAWLRTTGVDALTPKVTRGTDGTYTLTVDHTGSRPHHIAVGIYDQDLGDDQGHLTLRDRIELDIPQTADRPIGKRPALLLLNDGDLTYAKVRFDPDSFTAVTGHLSGLPDPLTRAVVWNALRDAVRDAELPPAAYLDAARAHLPRETDLAVVQGVLTFAATQVADRFLAPEQRPAGLSTLSSLCRDLIRRTEDGDNPGLRLTAVRHFIDVAAHPETIAAWLADGTVPGGPELDPELRWRVLSRLAVLGAVDADAIAEELERDPSATGQEGAARCRAALPDPDAKRAAWEAMFASDDLSNYLFTATAQGFWQPEQADVLGEYVQRYWADAVALAARRGPAMAEAAGRWAFPVYAVDSETLGLGERCLRDDEPIPALRRKLVDQLDDLGRALKVRAV